A DNA window from Suncus etruscus isolate mSunEtr1 chromosome 8, mSunEtr1.pri.cur, whole genome shotgun sequence contains the following coding sequences:
- the LOC126015519 gene encoding olfactory receptor 2W3-like, with the protein MDGTNDSTKERFILLGFSGRPHLERILFVVILVAYLLTLMGNSTIILVSRLDPHLQTPMYFFLTHLSFLDLSFTTSSIPQLLYNLHGHDKTISYIGCAIQLFLFLGLGGVECLLLAVMAYDRFVAVCKPLHYMVIMNPRLCLGLVLVAWGLGAANSLAMSPSTLNLPRCGHWTVDHFLCEMPALIRIACVNTAVVEGVAFVLAVIIVLLPLMFILISYGCILRAVLQIRSGSGLKKVFNTCGSHLTVVSLFYGNIIYMYMQPGKSSSKDQGKFLTLFYNIVTPLLNPLIYTLRNKEVKGALKRLLLRDRSAGKG; encoded by the coding sequence ATGGATGGAACCAATGACAGCACCAAGGAACGTTTTATCCTTTTGGGGTTTTCTGGCCGTCCTCATCTGGAAAGGATCCTTTTTGTGGTCATCTTGGTTGCTTATCTTCTGACTCTTATGGGCAATAGCACCATTATCCTGGTGTCCAGGCTGGACCCACATCTCCAGacgcccatgtacttcttcctcacCCACCTGTCCTTCCTGGATCTCAGCTTCACCACCAGCTCCATCCCGCAGCTGCTCTATAATCTCCACGGACATGACAAGACCATCAGCTACATAGGCTGTGCCATCCAGCTCTTCCTCTTCCTGGGCTTGGGTGGTGTGGAGTGCCTGCTGCTGGCAGTCATGGCCTATGACCGCTTTGTGGCAGTGTGCAAGCCCCTGCACTACATGGTGATCATGAACCCACGGCTCTGTCTGGGCTTGGTGTTAGTGGCCTGGGGGTTAGGGGCGGCCAACTCCTTGGCCATGTCACCATCTACCCTGAACCTTCCCCGCTGTGGGCACTGGACTGTGGACCACTTTCTGTGCGAGATGCCAGCTCTCATCCGCATAGCATGTGTCAACACAGCAGTTGTTGAAGGTGTTGCCTTTGTCCTGGCAGTGATCATTGTGCTGTTACCCCTGATGTTCATCCTCATCTCCTATGGCTGTATTTTGAGGGCCGTGTTGCAAATTCGATCAGGATCAGGCTTGAAGAAAGTCTTTAACACCTGTGGCTCCCACCTCACAGTGGTCTCGCTTTTCTATGGAAACATCATCTACATGTACATGCAACCTGGAAAAAGCTCGTCCAAGGACCAGGGCAAGTTCCTCACCCTCTTCTATAACATAGTCACCCCACTTCTGAACCCCCTGATCTACACGCTCAGGAACAAGGAAGTAAAGGGGGCTCTGAAGAGACTTCTCTTGCGTGACAGATCAGCAGGAAAGGGGTAA